A single genomic interval of Eleutherodactylus coqui strain aEleCoq1 chromosome 3, aEleCoq1.hap1, whole genome shotgun sequence harbors:
- the LOC136621458 gene encoding histone-lysine N-methyltransferase SETMAR isoform X1, with protein sequence MDPQDVSGGEEGRPVPVCGEWTQLSAFQYSAELVAGPGAELDPSEVTIQGCECQGPHCSPEKCACLPHGENYHHRRLRSSQKPILECNVLCHCGESCANRETQQGLQFQLQVCQVPGKGWGLFTQENIPSGRFVCEYAGEVLSPEEACQRVRAQDPEANNYIIAVREHLHSGHILETFIDPTHVGNIGRFLNHSCQPNLVMVPVRTHSMQPRLALFAAQDIQPGEELCYDYSGMAFNFTPSSGHTQGKEKDRSQCKKCLCGTASCSGYLPFDATLFEAPT encoded by the coding sequence TACTCGGCGGAGCTGGTTGCTGGTCCGGGGGCAGAGCTGGACCCAAGCGAAGTCACCATCCAGGGCTGTGAGTGCCAGGGACCGCACTGCTCACCGGAGAAATGTGCTTGCCTGCCTCATGGTGAGAATTACCACCACCGCCGGTTACGTAGCAGCCAGAAGCCCATCCTGGAATGTAACGTCTTGTGTCACTGCGGGGAATCTTGTGCCAACCGAGAAACACAACAAGGACTACAATTCCAGCTCCAGGTGTGCCAGGTGCCTGGAAAGGGTTGGGGCCTTTTTACTCAGGAGAACATACCCAGCGGGCGGTTTGTTTGTGAGTACGCGGGTGAAGTCCTGAGTCCGGAGGAAGCCTGTCAGAGGGTACGGGCACAGGATCCTGAAGCCAATAACTACATCATTGCTGTACGTGAACACCTTCACAGTGGGCACATCCTGGAAACGTTCATAGATCCAACCCATGTAGGCAACATAGGGAGGTTTCTGAATCATTCATGCCAGCCTAACCTAGTTATGGTCCCAGTTCGTACCCACTCCATGCAGCCTAGGCTGGCATTGTTTGCTGCCCAGGATATACAGCCTGGGGAGGAGTTGTGCTATGATTATTCAGGAATGGCTTTTAATTTTACCCCTAGCAGCGGGCACACTCAAGGCAAGGAGAAGGACAGAAGCCAGTGCAAGAAGTGTCTGTGTGGCACTGCCTCCTGTTCTGGGTATCTGCCCTTTGATGCCACGCTCTTTGAAGCACCAACGTAA
- the LOC136621458 gene encoding histone-lysine N-methyltransferase SETMAR isoform X2 produces the protein MWGEVTEAPLQYSAELVAGPGAELDPSEVTIQGCECQGPHCSPEKCACLPHGENYHHRRLRSSQKPILECNVLCHCGESCANRETQQGLQFQLQVCQVPGKGWGLFTQENIPSGRFVCEYAGEVLSPEEACQRVRAQDPEANNYIIAVREHLHSGHILETFIDPTHVGNIGRFLNHSCQPNLVMVPVRTHSMQPRLALFAAQDIQPGEELCYDYSGMAFNFTPSSGHTQGKEKDRSQCKKCLCGTASCSGYLPFDATLFEAPT, from the coding sequence TACTCGGCGGAGCTGGTTGCTGGTCCGGGGGCAGAGCTGGACCCAAGCGAAGTCACCATCCAGGGCTGTGAGTGCCAGGGACCGCACTGCTCACCGGAGAAATGTGCTTGCCTGCCTCATGGTGAGAATTACCACCACCGCCGGTTACGTAGCAGCCAGAAGCCCATCCTGGAATGTAACGTCTTGTGTCACTGCGGGGAATCTTGTGCCAACCGAGAAACACAACAAGGACTACAATTCCAGCTCCAGGTGTGCCAGGTGCCTGGAAAGGGTTGGGGCCTTTTTACTCAGGAGAACATACCCAGCGGGCGGTTTGTTTGTGAGTACGCGGGTGAAGTCCTGAGTCCGGAGGAAGCCTGTCAGAGGGTACGGGCACAGGATCCTGAAGCCAATAACTACATCATTGCTGTACGTGAACACCTTCACAGTGGGCACATCCTGGAAACGTTCATAGATCCAACCCATGTAGGCAACATAGGGAGGTTTCTGAATCATTCATGCCAGCCTAACCTAGTTATGGTCCCAGTTCGTACCCACTCCATGCAGCCTAGGCTGGCATTGTTTGCTGCCCAGGATATACAGCCTGGGGAGGAGTTGTGCTATGATTATTCAGGAATGGCTTTTAATTTTACCCCTAGCAGCGGGCACACTCAAGGCAAGGAGAAGGACAGAAGCCAGTGCAAGAAGTGTCTGTGTGGCACTGCCTCCTGTTCTGGGTATCTGCCCTTTGATGCCACGCTCTTTGAAGCACCAACGTAA